A window from Drosophila kikkawai strain 14028-0561.14 chromosome 2L, DkikHiC1v2, whole genome shotgun sequence encodes these proteins:
- the LOC138928721 gene encoding uncharacterized protein, whose translation MKILQANMHRSRTANDLLHQIVLENQIDVVIISEEYKKREEGFWLEDDTKTAAIWIPDPTTAPQGRNVGTIPDITLVTENCAHKIADWKVLDTYNGSDHCYIMFDIAENEVTTVAPTRKGWNANRLDKEMLIREIYARLNRQRGGNIISNNMTTIRQACKAAIPKMGNPRRQGQEAYWWTQEIKALRETCIKNRRRLTRARRKSIFTQEESQFKKSKKDLNIAIRKTKTEKWKRLCNDVNSDPWGLGYKIVMKKLRKRNPTPDLEEEQMDQIVKALFPAHTNSTARTTPPIAEHQIELFTEDELLKAAKTLKREKGPMARQHSSRSSNSDRGEPTPYPIGYV comes from the exons ATGAAGATCCTTCAAGCAAATATGCATAGAAGCAGAACGGCAAATGACCTACTGCACCAAATTGTGCTGGAAAACCAAATTGACGTTGTTATCATAAGCGAAGAATACAAGAAACGGGAGGAAGGATTCTGGCTGGAAGACGACACAAAGACTGCGGCCATATGGATTCCGGACCCCACCACGGCTCCACAAGGAA GGAACGTGGGCACAATCCCCGACATAACACTAGTGACAGAAAACTGCGCGCACAAAATCGCCGACTGGAAAGTCCTTGATACCTACAACGGAAGTGACCACTGCTATATTATGTTTGACATAGCAGAAAACGAAGTGACTACAGTAGCACCAACGAGGAAAGGATGGAATGCTAATCGACTGGACAAAGAAATGCTGATTCGAGAAATTTACGCAAGGCTGAACCGACAGAGAGGCGGGAACATAATCAGCAACAACATGACAACCATAAGGCAGGCCTGCAAAGCTGCAATTCCTAAAATGGGCAATCCTCGCAGACAAGGACAAGAAGCGTACTGGTGGACACAAGAGATAAAAGCTCTCAGAGAAACGTGTATAAAAAACAGACGCCGCCTTACGAGGGCTAGACGGAAAAGCATCTTTACACAAGAAGAGAGCCAATTTAAGAAATCCAAGAAGGACTTAAATATTGCCATCCGAAAAACCAAAACGGAGAAATGGAAACGCCTCTGCAACGATGTCAATAGTGACCCATGGGGGCTCGGATATAAAATCGTGATGAAGAAGCTCAGAAAAAGAAATCCAACACCGGATCTAGAGGAAGAGCAAATGGACCAAATAGTCAAAGCACTATTTCCCGCTCATACAAATAGCACAGCGAGGACTACTCCACCAATAGCCGAACACCAGATCGAGCTCTTCACTGAGGACGAGCTACTGAAAGCGGCAAAAACCCTTAAAAGGGAAAAAGGCCCCATGGCCCGACAACATTCCAGCAGAAGTTCTAATAGCGATCGCGGAGAACCGACCCCATATCCTATTGGATATGTATAA